In Arthrobacter sp. UKPF54-2, the following are encoded in one genomic region:
- a CDS encoding 6-phosphofructokinase, which yields MKIGILTSGGDCPGLNAVIRGAVLKGIAVHGHEFLGFLDGWRGVVEGDIIDIPRALVRGIAKQGGTILGTSRTNPFENNGGPEVIKANMERLGIDAIIAIGGEGTLAAAKRLTDAGLKIVGVPKTVDNDLDATDYTFGFDTAVEIATEAIDRLRTTGESHHRTMIAEVMGRHVGWIALHAGMASGAHAILIPEQKASMEQITEWVLSARDRGRAPLVVVAEGFVPEGQESPHSERGLDTFGRPRLGGIAELLAPELEARTGIETRATVLGHIQRGGVPTAFDRVLATRLGMAAIDSVVEQRWGTMVSLHGTDIVHVGFDAALGNLKSVPKDRYEEAAVLFG from the coding sequence ATGAAAATTGGAATCCTCACCAGCGGCGGAGACTGCCCCGGACTGAACGCCGTGATCCGCGGCGCCGTCCTGAAGGGCATCGCCGTGCACGGCCACGAATTCCTGGGATTCCTGGACGGCTGGCGCGGCGTGGTCGAGGGCGACATCATCGACATTCCCCGCGCGCTGGTCCGCGGCATCGCCAAGCAGGGCGGAACCATCCTCGGCACCTCCCGGACCAACCCGTTCGAGAACAACGGCGGCCCGGAGGTCATCAAGGCCAACATGGAACGGCTGGGCATCGACGCCATCATCGCCATCGGCGGCGAAGGAACCCTCGCGGCGGCGAAGCGCCTGACCGACGCCGGCCTGAAGATCGTCGGCGTGCCCAAGACCGTGGACAATGACCTCGACGCCACCGACTACACCTTCGGGTTCGATACCGCCGTCGAAATCGCCACCGAGGCGATCGACCGGCTCCGCACCACCGGGGAATCCCACCACCGGACCATGATCGCGGAGGTGATGGGCCGCCACGTCGGCTGGATCGCCCTGCACGCCGGCATGGCCTCCGGCGCCCACGCCATCCTGATCCCCGAGCAGAAGGCCTCGATGGAGCAGATCACCGAATGGGTCCTCTCCGCCCGCGACCGCGGCCGCGCCCCGCTGGTGGTCGTCGCGGAGGGCTTCGTCCCGGAGGGCCAGGAGTCCCCTCACTCCGAGCGCGGGCTGGACACCTTCGGCCGGCCCCGCCTTGGCGGCATCGCCGAACTGCTGGCCCCCGAGCTGGAGGCGCGCACGGGCATCGAGACCCGGGCCACCGTGCTGGGACACATCCAGCGCGGCGGCGTCCCGACGGCATTCGACCGCGTCCTCGCGACCCGCCTGGGCATGGCCGCGATCGACTCGGTGGTCGAGCAGCGCTGGGGCACCATGGTGTCCCTGCACGGCACGGACATCGTCCACGTCGGCTTCGACGCCGCCCTGGGCAACCTCAAGAGCGTGCCGAAAGACCGCTACGAGGAAGCCGCGGTCCTCTTCGGCTGA
- the rplK gene encoding 50S ribosomal protein L11, whose protein sequence is MAPKKKVTGLIKLQIQAGAANPAPPIGPALGQHGVNIMEFCKAYNAATEAQRGNVIPVEITVYEDRSFTFITKTPPAAELIKKAAGVAKGSATPHTVKVAKLTQAQVNEIATTKMEDLNATSLEGAAKIIAGTARSMGITVEG, encoded by the coding sequence TTGGCTCCCAAGAAGAAGGTCACCGGCCTCATCAAGCTACAGATCCAGGCAGGTGCCGCCAACCCGGCCCCGCCGATCGGTCCTGCGCTTGGCCAGCACGGTGTCAACATCATGGAATTCTGCAAGGCGTACAACGCTGCGACGGAAGCCCAGCGCGGCAACGTTATTCCGGTTGAAATCACGGTCTACGAGGACCGCTCGTTCACGTTCATCACCAAGACCCCGCCGGCTGCAGAGCTCATCAAGAAGGCTGCAGGCGTCGCCAAGGGTTCGGCTACCCCGCACACCGTCAAGGTTGCCAAGCTGACCCAGGCCCAGGTCAACGAGATCGCCACCACCAAGATGGAAGACCTCAACGCCACCAGCCTCGAAGGCGCCGCGAAGATCATCGCCGGCACCGCCCGCTCCATGGGTATCACCGTCGAGGGTTAA
- a CDS encoding GNAT family N-acetyltransferase translates to MTLAPGSAEIVQLAWDRRLGFDDGAFVGAAGRRLTLANDAARSLQFVRLFGSSALVGPQWALDAADGYTDEELAQHVTLLTITRGHGGHGLGAAALFFADDLPLQQPSEELTVSHGNPEAIELEGLCPPDDVNEVGLADLEHRFTIMHLEDGRRTPVACGAYTEWEGILAQLGVLVAPAWRRRGVGTLAASIAAHEALASGLTLQWRSDVSNKGSLALARRLGFTAGGIQTSVLLG, encoded by the coding sequence ATGACTCTTGCGCCCGGCTCCGCCGAAATCGTCCAGCTCGCCTGGGACCGCCGGCTGGGATTCGACGACGGCGCCTTCGTCGGTGCCGCGGGACGCCGCCTCACCCTGGCCAACGACGCTGCGCGATCGCTGCAGTTCGTCCGCCTGTTCGGCAGCTCCGCCCTGGTGGGGCCGCAATGGGCCCTCGACGCCGCCGACGGCTACACGGACGAGGAACTGGCCCAGCACGTCACGCTGCTGACCATCACCCGCGGGCACGGCGGCCACGGGCTGGGCGCCGCCGCGCTGTTCTTCGCCGACGACCTGCCCTTGCAGCAGCCCTCCGAGGAACTGACCGTCTCGCACGGGAACCCGGAAGCGATCGAACTCGAAGGGCTGTGCCCGCCGGACGATGTCAACGAGGTGGGCCTGGCGGACCTTGAGCACCGCTTCACGATCATGCACCTGGAGGACGGCCGCCGGACGCCCGTCGCCTGCGGAGCCTACACCGAGTGGGAAGGGATCCTGGCGCAGCTCGGGGTGCTGGTGGCCCCGGCGTGGCGGCGGCGCGGCGTCGGCACGCTCGCCGCCTCCATCGCCGCCCACGAGGCCCTCGCCTCCGGCCTGACCCTGCAGTGGCGATCCGACGTCAGCAACAAGGGCTCCCTCGCCCTGGCCCGGAGGCTCGGCTTCACCGCCGGGGGCATCCAGACCAGCGTGCTCCTGGGCTAG
- a CDS encoding ATP-binding protein, which produces MTTAVSRPPLARSSDRMIAGVCAGLANHLGWPVQMVRIGMVVAALAGGAGVAFYAWLWIMVPTADESAKRNARRPASPIAPAVSDHAGNVLPPAGRSSGPAAAAAGSWRTRLPGMPYGKEILLGAGLLLAAGILIARLFGLDVPLGTLIPVAAILGGAAIAWMQLDETRRAGIVDKTKADQAGGWARLAAGLGLVVAGVLLMVSGSGSWEQTWLALLASVAVLGGVALVLLPWGLKFWRDLEAERAGRVRATERAEIAAHLHDSVLQTLALIQRRAGSEHDVVRLARAQERELRGWLYRDPGREAGQLSDALQAAAAEVEDSLGHAVDVVTVGDCALTERLEAMVQAAREAMLNAARHGGGAVSVYLEVTDDAAEVFVKDRGPGFDPGSIPADRLGVRESMIGRMRRHGGTASIASSPAGTEVRLRLPLAASAGSSGTSGTNGTDGAAAPNGEDTTQ; this is translated from the coding sequence ATGACAACAGCCGTTTCCCGCCCGCCGCTGGCGCGCAGCAGCGACCGCATGATTGCCGGTGTCTGCGCGGGCCTCGCCAACCACCTGGGCTGGCCGGTGCAGATGGTCCGGATCGGTATGGTGGTGGCGGCGCTCGCGGGCGGCGCCGGCGTCGCGTTTTATGCCTGGCTCTGGATCATGGTGCCCACCGCGGACGAGAGCGCCAAGCGCAACGCGCGGCGGCCGGCGTCGCCGATTGCCCCGGCGGTGAGTGACCACGCCGGCAACGTCCTTCCTCCCGCCGGCCGGTCCAGCGGCCCCGCAGCTGCGGCGGCCGGATCCTGGCGGACCCGGCTCCCGGGCATGCCGTACGGCAAGGAGATCCTGCTCGGCGCCGGGCTGCTGCTGGCGGCCGGCATCCTGATCGCCCGGCTGTTTGGCCTGGACGTCCCGCTGGGCACCCTGATCCCGGTGGCCGCGATCCTGGGCGGCGCCGCGATCGCGTGGATGCAGCTTGATGAGACCCGGCGTGCGGGCATTGTGGACAAGACCAAGGCCGACCAGGCCGGCGGCTGGGCCAGGCTCGCGGCCGGGCTCGGCCTGGTGGTGGCCGGGGTGCTGCTGATGGTCTCCGGTTCCGGGTCCTGGGAGCAGACCTGGCTGGCGCTGCTGGCGTCCGTCGCCGTCCTCGGCGGCGTGGCGCTGGTGCTGCTGCCCTGGGGGCTGAAGTTCTGGCGGGACCTGGAGGCCGAGCGCGCCGGCCGGGTGCGGGCCACGGAACGGGCCGAGATCGCCGCCCACCTGCATGATTCGGTGCTCCAGACCCTGGCCCTGATCCAGCGGCGCGCCGGCAGCGAGCACGACGTCGTCCGCCTGGCCCGCGCCCAGGAACGGGAGCTGCGGGGCTGGCTCTACCGGGACCCGGGACGGGAAGCAGGCCAGCTCTCCGACGCGCTGCAGGCCGCCGCCGCCGAGGTGGAAGATTCCCTCGGGCACGCCGTCGACGTCGTCACGGTGGGCGACTGCGCCCTCACCGAACGCCTTGAGGCCATGGTCCAGGCGGCGCGCGAAGCCATGCTGAACGCGGCCCGCCACGGCGGCGGCGCCGTCTCGGTCTACCTCGAGGTCACCGACGACGCCGCCGAGGTGTTCGTCAAGGACCGCGGCCCGGGATTTGATCCGGGGTCCATCCCCGCCGACCGCCTGGGGGTGCGCGAATCCATGATCGGCCGGATGCGGCGCCACGGCGGCACCGCAAGCATCGCCAGCAGCCCCGCCGGCACCGAGGTCCGGCTCAGGCTGCCCCTCGCGGCCTCCGCCGGAAGCAGCGGAACCAGCGGAACCAACGGAACCGACGGGGCCGCCGCGCCCAACGGAGAGGACACCACACAGTGA
- the secE gene encoding preprotein translocase subunit SecE: MSEDQVTETAASSSQGRPAKNAPKAGFFARIALFVRQVIGELKKVVAPTRKELINYTLVVLVFVVIMMVIVTLLDLAFGTGVSWVFGGTGATDR; encoded by the coding sequence ATGAGTGAGGATCAGGTGACCGAAACAGCTGCCAGCAGCTCCCAAGGCCGCCCCGCCAAGAATGCCCCCAAGGCAGGATTCTTCGCTCGGATTGCACTCTTCGTCCGCCAGGTCATCGGCGAACTGAAGAAAGTCGTTGCACCCACCCGCAAGGAACTGATCAACTACACGCTCGTGGTGCTGGTGTTCGTGGTCATCATGATGGTGATCGTCACCCTGCTGGACCTGGCCTTCGGGACCGGAGTGAGCTGGGTCTTCGGCGGAACAGGCGCCACGGACCGCTAA
- the nusG gene encoding transcription termination/antitermination protein NusG has product MSEQELEVNETELDKSQDAAVETTEESEAESAAPASDAADESADEAVAAEDTESGEEGDALAVAAAAADVDPAEEFKAKLRRQEGDWYVIHSYAGYENRVKANLETRIQTLDMEDYIFEIQVPMEEVVEIKNAQRKVINRVRIPGYVLVRMDLTDASWGAVRHTPGVTGFVGNAHNPVPLRLDEVFSMLAPVFEEEQAEKGKPVKHAAAAVDVDFEVGESVIVKEGPFETLPATISEIKVDSQTLVVLVSIFERETPVTLAFNQVSKI; this is encoded by the coding sequence GTGTCTGAGCAGGAGCTCGAGGTAAACGAGACTGAGCTGGATAAGAGCCAGGACGCCGCGGTGGAAACCACGGAAGAGTCCGAGGCTGAGTCCGCTGCGCCCGCATCCGACGCCGCTGACGAATCTGCCGACGAGGCCGTAGCTGCCGAGGACACCGAATCCGGCGAGGAAGGCGACGCCCTTGCGGTGGCCGCCGCGGCTGCCGACGTCGACCCCGCCGAGGAGTTCAAGGCCAAGCTACGCCGCCAGGAAGGTGACTGGTACGTCATCCACTCCTACGCCGGCTACGAAAACCGCGTCAAGGCCAACCTTGAGACCCGCATCCAGACCCTGGACATGGAAGATTACATCTTCGAAATCCAGGTCCCGATGGAGGAAGTCGTTGAGATCAAGAACGCTCAGCGCAAGGTCATCAACCGCGTCCGCATCCCCGGCTACGTCCTGGTCCGCATGGACCTGACGGACGCCTCCTGGGGCGCCGTCCGCCACACCCCCGGCGTCACCGGCTTCGTCGGCAACGCCCACAACCCCGTGCCGCTGCGCCTCGACGAGGTCTTCTCCATGCTCGCCCCGGTCTTCGAAGAAGAGCAGGCCGAGAAGGGCAAGCCGGTCAAGCACGCTGCCGCCGCGGTCGACGTCGACTTCGAGGTCGGCGAGTCGGTCATCGTCAAGGAGGGCCCCTTTGAGACCCTGCCCGCCACGATCTCCGAGATCAAGGTCGATTCGCAGACCCTGGTGGTGCTGGTCTCCATCTTCGAGCGCGAGACCCCGGTCACCCTGGCGTTCAACCAGGTCAGCAAGATCTAG
- a CDS encoding LuxR C-terminal-related transcriptional regulator, whose product MSNQPLAGSGAANPPGATRVVIVDDHAIFRSGLKADLDPGILVVGEAGTVEEAVAVIAATRPDVVLLDVHLPGGLGGGGREVLAGSAALLGSTRFLALSVSDAAEDVVSVIRAGARGYVTKTISGAEISDAVRRVAGGDAVFSPRLAGFVLDAFGTAPADIADNELDRLSARELEVMRLIARGYSYKEVAKELFISIKTVETHVSAVLRKLQLSSRHELTRWAAERRLL is encoded by the coding sequence GTGAGCAACCAGCCATTGGCCGGCAGCGGGGCAGCGAACCCGCCCGGCGCCACACGCGTGGTCATCGTTGATGACCACGCCATCTTCCGGTCCGGACTGAAGGCCGACCTCGATCCCGGCATCCTCGTCGTCGGCGAGGCCGGGACCGTGGAGGAAGCCGTCGCCGTCATCGCCGCAACCCGGCCCGACGTCGTCCTGCTGGATGTCCATCTCCCCGGCGGACTCGGCGGCGGCGGCCGCGAGGTGCTGGCAGGCTCCGCGGCGTTGCTGGGCAGCACCAGGTTCCTCGCGCTGAGCGTGTCCGACGCCGCCGAGGACGTGGTCTCCGTGATCCGGGCCGGCGCGCGCGGCTACGTCACCAAGACCATCTCCGGGGCCGAGATCAGCGACGCGGTGCGCCGCGTGGCCGGCGGCGACGCCGTCTTTTCACCCCGGCTGGCCGGTTTTGTCCTGGATGCCTTCGGCACCGCCCCCGCGGACATTGCCGACAACGAACTCGACCGGCTGTCCGCCCGCGAACTTGAAGTGATGCGGCTGATCGCCCGCGGCTACAGCTACAAGGAAGTCGCCAAGGAACTGTTCATCTCGATCAAGACGGTCGAGACCCACGTCTCCGCGGTGCTGCGCAAACTCCAGCTCTCCAGCCGGCACGAGCTGACCCGCTGGGCCGCGGAGCGCCGCCTCCTCTGA
- a CDS encoding PspC domain-containing protein codes for MNPHTPHPDEDPSVPGRPDSNPDGTPDATPDDPSGGSDGNRASGGESAAQDAPPLYPPGGPYSSSAGTTPPRYPGAPGPGAQPQNFFDWIRGHGIYRGRERWIGGVASGIAQRLGVDPLIVRGILIVLTVFAGVGVLLYGLAWAFLPEPDGRIHVQEAAAGRWSSGMTGALVTTIIGFPSLGSGAWGWDRYGFGAFVWTVFWVGGAIYVIYYLTQRNKARGPAAHGTPTYGPAGHAPGFPGQGAPATTVPGSVPASVPDTTLSNQTLPLEGVPAHGWQEHSGAGPAAPPPPGGTPPYGGGYGGGYGGYGPVPHPAPAPKTRNLGPGAPAVAVTTGVALLVGGGIKALDAVHAINLGTAGNAVVWASGAAVLGLGILISGLRGRTAGILGFFAVVALIIGGIFNLVPNADRARFQNVDWSPASIEQAADGFDITGGTGTVDLTKLNLNPPLGSDVVVRLDATASNVTVAIPATVPVQVQTDLTMGNLNDGRGNHGGMTTQQSDYNTDKAGARLIVKISGTLSNITVKEGN; via the coding sequence ATGAACCCGCACACTCCGCACCCAGATGAAGACCCGAGCGTCCCGGGCCGTCCGGACAGCAACCCAGACGGCACCCCGGACGCCACCCCCGACGACCCTTCCGGCGGTTCCGACGGGAACCGCGCATCCGGCGGCGAGTCCGCCGCCCAGGACGCGCCTCCCCTCTACCCGCCGGGCGGCCCCTACTCCTCCTCCGCCGGCACCACGCCGCCGCGCTATCCCGGCGCCCCGGGTCCCGGAGCGCAGCCCCAGAACTTCTTTGACTGGATCCGCGGGCACGGCATCTACCGGGGCCGCGAGCGCTGGATCGGCGGCGTCGCCAGTGGCATCGCGCAGCGGCTCGGCGTCGACCCGCTGATCGTGCGCGGCATCCTGATCGTCCTGACGGTCTTCGCCGGGGTCGGCGTCCTCCTTTACGGGCTGGCGTGGGCGTTCCTTCCCGAACCCGACGGCCGGATTCACGTCCAGGAGGCGGCGGCCGGCCGCTGGAGCTCAGGCATGACCGGAGCCCTGGTCACAACCATCATCGGCTTCCCCAGCCTGGGCAGCGGCGCCTGGGGCTGGGACCGCTACGGTTTCGGCGCCTTTGTCTGGACGGTGTTCTGGGTGGGCGGCGCCATCTACGTCATCTATTACCTGACCCAGCGCAACAAGGCCCGCGGCCCCGCCGCCCACGGCACCCCCACCTACGGACCGGCCGGCCACGCCCCCGGTTTCCCGGGCCAGGGCGCCCCCGCCACGACCGTCCCGGGGTCGGTCCCGGCGTCCGTACCGGACACGACCCTGAGCAATCAGACGCTGCCGTTGGAGGGCGTCCCGGCCCACGGCTGGCAGGAGCACTCCGGCGCCGGCCCGGCGGCTCCTCCGCCTCCGGGCGGCACCCCGCCCTACGGCGGCGGATACGGCGGCGGATACGGCGGCTACGGGCCGGTGCCGCACCCCGCGCCCGCCCCGAAGACCCGAAACTTGGGTCCGGGCGCCCCCGCCGTGGCCGTCACCACCGGCGTGGCCCTGCTGGTCGGCGGCGGCATCAAGGCCCTCGACGCCGTGCACGCGATCAATCTCGGAACCGCGGGCAACGCCGTGGTGTGGGCCAGCGGCGCGGCGGTGCTGGGCCTCGGCATTCTCATCTCCGGTCTTCGCGGCCGGACGGCCGGCATCCTGGGCTTCTTCGCCGTCGTCGCCCTGATCATCGGCGGGATCTTCAACCTGGTGCCAAACGCCGACCGGGCCCGCTTCCAGAACGTCGACTGGAGCCCCGCGAGCATCGAGCAGGCCGCGGACGGCTTTGACATCACGGGCGGGACCGGCACGGTGGACCTGACCAAGCTGAACCTGAACCCGCCGCTGGGATCCGACGTCGTGGTCCGGCTGGATGCCACGGCGAGCAACGTCACGGTGGCCATCCCCGCCACCGTCCCGGTCCAGGTCCAGACGGACCTGACCATGGGCAACCTCAACGACGGCCGCGGCAACCACGGCGGCATGACCACGCAGCAAAGCGACTACAACACGGACAAAGCCGGTGCCCGCCTGATCGTCAAGATCTCCGGGACGCTGAGCAACATCACCGTGAAGGAAGGGAACTGA
- a CDS encoding PspC domain-containing protein, with protein MDKFFSIVRGLGLKRGPQRWLGGVCGGIAAKLNVDVAFVRIAFLLFALLPGPAFVFYLAAWLVLPDQRNAIVLESFLERRAGQP; from the coding sequence ATGGATAAGTTCTTCAGCATCGTCCGGGGCCTTGGCCTGAAACGCGGTCCGCAGCGTTGGTTGGGCGGCGTCTGCGGCGGCATCGCCGCCAAACTGAACGTCGACGTCGCGTTCGTCCGCATCGCGTTCCTGCTTTTCGCCCTCCTTCCGGGCCCCGCCTTTGTGTTCTACCTGGCGGCCTGGCTGGTCCTGCCGGACCAGCGGAACGCGATCGTCCTCGAGTCCTTCCTTGAGCGGCGCGCGGGCCAGCCCTAA
- a CDS encoding pyridoxal phosphate-dependent aminotransferase, with the protein MPAARISQRISAIAESATLAVDAKAKALKAAGRPVIGFGAGEPDFPTPGYIVEAAIAAASQPKYHRYSPAGGLPELKQAIADKTFRDSGYTAEASQVLVTNGGKQAVYNTFATLLDPGDEVIVPTPFWTTYPEAIRLAGGVPVEVFAGPEQEYLVTVEQLEAALTDRTKILLFVSPSNPTGAVYSPEQVREIGQWAAAKGLWVVTDEIYEHLTYDGVPFTSIATAVPELGDRVVILNGVAKTYAMTGWRVGWMIGPADVIKAATNLQSHATSNVSNIMQVAALAAVSGPLTAVDEMKVAFDRRRKAIVAGLNAIDGVDCPTPKGAFYVYADVRALLGKEFPSANGPVRPSTSAELAALILDEVEVAVVPGEAFGPSGYLRLSYALGDEDLATGVGRLQDFLGKAK; encoded by the coding sequence ATGCCTGCCGCCCGCATTTCCCAGCGCATTTCCGCCATAGCCGAATCCGCCACATTGGCTGTCGATGCCAAGGCGAAGGCGTTGAAGGCGGCCGGCCGGCCCGTCATCGGCTTCGGCGCCGGCGAACCGGATTTCCCGACCCCCGGCTACATCGTTGAGGCCGCCATCGCAGCCGCCTCCCAGCCGAAATACCACCGCTACTCCCCTGCCGGCGGGCTGCCCGAGCTGAAGCAGGCCATCGCGGACAAGACCTTCCGGGATTCCGGCTACACGGCCGAGGCGTCCCAGGTGCTGGTCACCAACGGCGGCAAACAGGCTGTCTACAACACCTTCGCCACCCTGTTGGATCCGGGCGACGAAGTGATCGTCCCGACGCCGTTCTGGACCACCTACCCGGAGGCGATCCGGCTGGCAGGCGGCGTTCCGGTGGAGGTCTTCGCCGGGCCCGAGCAGGAATACCTGGTCACGGTGGAGCAGCTCGAGGCCGCTCTGACGGACCGCACCAAGATCCTCCTCTTCGTCTCTCCGTCCAACCCCACCGGCGCCGTGTACTCGCCGGAGCAGGTCCGGGAAATCGGCCAGTGGGCCGCTGCCAAGGGCCTGTGGGTGGTCACCGATGAGATCTACGAGCACCTGACCTACGACGGCGTGCCCTTCACCTCGATCGCCACCGCCGTCCCGGAACTCGGCGACAGGGTGGTCATCCTCAACGGCGTCGCCAAGACCTACGCGATGACCGGCTGGCGGGTGGGTTGGATGATCGGCCCGGCGGACGTCATCAAGGCCGCCACCAACCTGCAGTCGCACGCGACCTCCAACGTTTCAAACATCATGCAGGTCGCGGCCCTCGCGGCCGTGTCCGGCCCGCTGACCGCGGTGGACGAGATGAAGGTGGCCTTCGACCGGCGGAGGAAGGCCATCGTGGCGGGCCTGAACGCGATTGATGGCGTCGACTGCCCGACGCCGAAGGGCGCCTTCTACGTGTACGCGGACGTCCGGGCGCTGCTGGGCAAGGAATTCCCCTCCGCGAACGGCCCGGTGCGGCCTTCGACGTCGGCCGAACTCGCCGCGCTGATCCTCGACGAGGTGGAGGTCGCCGTGGTTCCCGGTGAGGCCTTCGGTCCCTCCGGCTACCTGCGACTGTCCTACGCTTTGGGCGACGAGGACCTGGCCACCGGCGTCGGCCGCCTCCAGGACTTCCTCGGCAAGGCCAAATAG
- a CDS encoding DHA2 family efflux MFS transporter permease subunit, whose product MENVARPWAALWSLVIGFFMILIDTTIVSVANPKIMEGLNADINSVIWVTSAYLLAYAVPLLITGRLGDRFGPKKLYLAGLVVFTLASLWCGLSGDVHTLIEARVLQGLGAAMMTPQTMAVITRIFLPDRRGAAMGIWGATAGVATLVGPILGGVLVDGLGWEWIFFINIPVGIAGFVLALRFVPSLSTHPHKFDIPGVLLSAVGLFLLVFGIQEGETYNWGTITGPITVWGLIIGGLVVLAAFVAWQRINKGEPLLPLGLFKDRNFSLANIGITTVGFTVTAFSLPLIFYYQVVRGLTPTQSALMMVPMAVISGGLAPVVGRIIDRVNPKFITALGLTLMSVALFWNASLMHPDTPIWLFLLPSAVLGFANAGIWAPLSSTATRNLPPRQAGAGSGVYNTTRQIGAVLGSAAIAVLIQARLAAELPAAPGASGESSPMAFGGQLPEALHAGFSTAMGQSILLPAAVILLGAAVALFFAKPQPHQGWGTPGTVPAAESGHAVAEGTGARQG is encoded by the coding sequence ATGGAAAACGTAGCGAGGCCGTGGGCCGCCCTCTGGTCCCTGGTGATCGGATTCTTCATGATCCTGATCGACACCACCATCGTCTCGGTGGCCAACCCCAAGATCATGGAGGGGCTGAACGCGGACATTAACTCGGTGATCTGGGTGACCAGCGCCTACCTGCTGGCCTACGCCGTGCCGCTGCTCATCACCGGCCGCCTGGGTGACCGCTTCGGGCCGAAGAAGCTCTACCTCGCGGGCCTGGTGGTGTTCACTCTCGCCTCTCTGTGGTGCGGGCTCTCCGGCGACGTCCACACCCTGATCGAGGCCCGGGTTCTGCAGGGGCTGGGCGCCGCGATGATGACGCCGCAGACCATGGCGGTCATCACCCGGATCTTCCTGCCGGACCGACGCGGTGCGGCCATGGGCATCTGGGGCGCCACCGCCGGCGTGGCCACCCTGGTGGGGCCGATCCTCGGCGGCGTCCTGGTGGACGGGCTGGGCTGGGAGTGGATCTTCTTCATTAACATCCCCGTCGGCATCGCCGGCTTTGTCCTGGCTCTGCGCTTCGTCCCCTCCCTGAGCACCCACCCGCACAAGTTCGACATCCCCGGCGTGCTGCTCAGCGCAGTCGGCCTGTTCCTGCTGGTGTTCGGCATCCAGGAAGGCGAGACCTACAACTGGGGCACCATCACCGGCCCCATCACGGTGTGGGGCCTGATCATCGGCGGCCTCGTCGTCCTCGCCGCCTTCGTGGCCTGGCAGCGGATCAACAAGGGCGAGCCGCTCTTGCCGCTGGGACTGTTCAAGGACCGCAACTTCTCCCTGGCCAACATCGGCATCACCACTGTGGGCTTCACGGTAACCGCCTTCAGCCTTCCGCTGATCTTCTACTACCAGGTGGTCCGCGGCCTGACCCCGACCCAGTCCGCGCTCATGATGGTCCCGATGGCGGTCATCTCAGGCGGCCTGGCACCGGTGGTAGGCCGGATCATTGACCGGGTCAACCCGAAATTCATCACCGCCCTCGGCCTGACCCTGATGTCCGTTGCGCTGTTCTGGAACGCCTCGTTGATGCACCCGGACACCCCCATCTGGCTTTTCCTGCTCCCCAGCGCGGTGCTGGGCTTCGCGAACGCCGGGATCTGGGCGCCGCTGAGCTCCACGGCCACCCGGAACCTGCCGCCGCGCCAGGCCGGGGCCGGCTCCGGCGTGTACAACACCACCCGTCAGATCGGCGCCGTCCTGGGTAGCGCGGCCATCGCCGTGCTGATCCAGGCCCGGCTTGCAGCCGAACTCCCGGCGGCGCCCGGCGCCTCGGGGGAGTCGAGCCCGATGGCGTTCGGTGGCCAGCTGCCCGAGGCGCTGCACGCAGGGTTCTCGACGGCGATGGGCCAGTCGATCCTGCTGCCCGCGGCCGTGATTCTGCTGGGCGCGGCCGTGGCGCTGTTCTTCGCCAAACCGCAGCCGCACCAGGGCTGGGGGACCCCCGGCACGGTGCCGGCCGCCGAAAGCGGGCACGCCGTGGCGGAGGGGACCGGGGCCCGGCAGGGCTAG